Below is a genomic region from Hyalangium minutum.
GCCATCTCCGGCGCCACGCCGTCCGGCAACATGCGCCCCCAGAACGCGCGTGCGCCTTCCGCCACGCCTTCCAGCACATCCGCCGCCGCTGCGATGCTGGCCGCATCCAGCGGCAGCTCTGCGTGGACTTCAAATTGGGACTGGCCGCCCGCGCTGAGGCGCGCAGGTCTTCCCCACCCCGTCACCGTCACGGGGTAGCTCTCGTCGCCGTTGCACAGCAGAGGGAGCTTCCCGCGCGCGCTCGCCTCAGCGAGCCACCCATCGCGTTGCGGCAACGCGATGGGTCGCCCCGCCTTTGACAGCTCCCATTCCAAGCGCACACCGGGGAGCGCCCGTTCGATTCCGTGGACGACTGCGAGCGTGCGACCGTCGTCGCCCACAAGCGCAGGCGCGTAGACGATGAGGATCAGGGTTCTCTGCTGGGTCATCGCTTGCACCCCGTGACGACAATGTTGAGGGTGAAATCCCGCTCGAGCAACGCGTTCTTGTGCTCTTGGGTGCTCACCCCAACGACAAAGCCATAGCCACATGCCTCCGCTTTGTCTCGCTCTTCCTGCAACAACGGCACTTGCTCCAGAATCGTCTGCCGCCGGATGAAGGCGTTGTACGTGTCAAATCGATGGGTCTTGATCTCCCACAGCACACGCACGCCGACTTGCAGCGCATCAAAGCGCTTGCCGTCAACGAGTACGTCATTGCCGGGGTAGCGGTTCGGCGGGAACTGATCGGCGCACTGGTTATGCGGGTCATCTTCGCCCGCGTGCGGCACTGGGATGGGCTCGCACTCTGGGCGGCGGCGCTCCGCCGTCACCGGGGCAGGCGGGTCCCTCCTGTTCGCACTGGACCTCTTTGGTGTGGCGTTCGCCTCCGGTTCCTGCGAGGCCCGAGGCGCGTCTCCGGCCCAAAGTCCCGGCTCCCGGGTGGGCGGCAACACGCGTTTGTGCGGGCTCGGTGGCAGGGGCTGGGGGCGAACCTGCCCTGGCTGCCCGGGGGTGGGCAGGCCCGTGCCGGGCACGGCGGGTGGGCGCACAGGCGCCCAAGCGTAGGTCTCAGGCGCCTCTTGAGAGGTGGCGCACCCAGCGACGACGACGGCAACGGCAATGG
It encodes:
- a CDS encoding DUF6310 domain-containing protein yields the protein MPHAGEDDPHNQCADQFPPNRYPGNDVLVDGKRFDALQVGVRVLWEIKTHRFDTYNAFIRRQTILEQVPLLQEERDKAEACGYGFVVGVSTQEHKNALLERDFTLNIVVTGCKR
- a CDS encoding DUF5953 family protein, producing MTQQRTLILIVYAPALVGDDGRTLAVVHGIERALPGVRLEWELSKAGRPIALPQRDGWLAEASARGKLPLLCNGDESYPVTVTGWGRPARLSAGGQSQFEVHAELPLDAASIAAAADVLEGVAEGARAFWGRMLPDGVAPEMAKQIRHSMDQPHVPPRRLPALNLPQHIRLPAIPHHLGWLNYWSAAAAQAIGFPDPARDADLLSRARRTATGGWVVRLTETPLDLDNPAHLEALLRAYERFPEIGGRVTPG